The window GGTGGTCACCTCGCGGCCGGACGTCAAGGTGCTGAAGGATCTCGAAGGCAAGGATCTCGCCGCCGCCAAGGGCACCACCAACTGGGTGATGTTTGACTGGTTCGCGCGGCAGCAGGGCGCCGATACCTCGAAGTTCTCGGTGATCAACACCGCGACGCCGGGCCTGATCGGCTATGCGATGGCCGATCGTGCTTCCGCCGTGCAGCTCTGGGAGCCGGCCTATACCACGCTGATCTCGAAGAAGGCCGACATCCGCACCATCGACATCAAGATCGCGGAGAGCTGGCAGAAATTCACCGGCTCCAGGAACATCCCGTATCTCGGCGTCGCCGCGCACGTCGCCTGGGCCGAAAAGAATCCAACGCTGATCCCGAAACTGTTCGCCGCCTACAAGGAAGCCGCCGAATGGGTTGCCGCGCATCCCGACGAGGCCTCCAAGCTGATCTCGCCGAAGGGCACGCCGGACGATCAGAAGGCGATCGCCGATCTGATCAAGGCCAACGACCGTCTCGGCATGAACGTGAAGTGGGCGTCCGACGTCCGCAAGGAAATCAAGTCGGTCTACGAGGCCGGCAAGTCGATCGCGTTCCTGCCTTCGGAGCCGTCGGCTGCCACCATCTATGAGGCACCGGGCAAATGACCGACACAACGCATCGATCCCCATCCCCCTCTGTGGCGGACGTGATGCTTTCGGCGATCAAGAACGTGGGCAGCTCGGTGTTTCCCTTCGTCGTGGTGATCCTGCTGTGGCAGTTCGCCTCGCTGTTCTTCCCGCGCTTCCTGTTTCCGTCGCTGATCGACGTGTTCTGGCGCTGCCTCGATATCTTCTCGAGCGGTGCGATGTTCGGCGACGTGATGGCGACGGTACTGCGCATTTTGGCCGGCCTGACCGGCGCCTTCATCGTCGGCGGGTTGCTCGGTCTGGTGATGGCGCGGTCGAAGATGATCGACAATTTCCTGTCGCCGATCCTGACCCTGTTCCAGGGCATCCCCGCTTTGTCGTGGGTGGTGTTCGCCATCATCTGGTTTCACGGCGTCGAATTCCGCATTTTCTTCATCATGGTGATGACGACGCTGCCGGCCTTCACCTTTCAGGTGATCGGAGCGCTGCGCGGGATGTCAAAGGATCTCACCGAAATGGTGTTCAGCTTCCGCCCGACGCGGATGAAGCTGTTCCGCGTCATGATCGCGCCGGCGATTCTGCCGGACATCCTGACGGCGTGGAAGGTCAATCTCGGCAACGCCGCGCGCGTCGTCGTGGTGGCTGAACTGGTCGGTGCCACCGGCGGCGTCGGCTACCAGTTGCTGCAGCAACAGCAATTGTTCGACATGGCCGGCGCGCTGGCCTGGACGCTGCAACTGGTGTTCTTCGTGCTGCTCGTGCAGGGCGCGCTGACACTGATCGAAACCACGGCCTTCCGTTATCGGGCCGTCTCGGAGCGTGCACTATGACCGTAGCCCTTGCGAGCGAGAATCTGGCGTCAGCTGACGCTGCCATTCACATGGGCAATGTCTCCAAGGTGTTTGGCAAGGAAGGAGCCGACGGTTCCTACCGCGCCGTCGACAGGCTCAACCTCGACGTCGCGCGTGGCCAGATGCTGGCGATCCTCGGCAAGACCGGCTGCGGCAAGTCGACGATCTTCAACATGATCGCCGGCCTGACCGAGCCGACCAGCGGTACCGTGCGCGTCAGTGGCAAGAATCCGTTTTCGGATTTCGATGCCTTCCGCGGCAAGATGGCGATCGTGTTCCAGAGCGATCGTCTGCTGCCATGGCGTACCGCGATCCAGAATGTTCAGCTCGGCCTCGAAATGCTCGACGCGCCGCCGGCCGACCGCAAGGACACCGCCCGGCAGTGGCTGATCAAGCTCGGTCTCGGCGGACATGAGAACGACTTCCCGCACGCGCTCTCCGGCGGCATGCGGCAGCGCGTCTCGATCGCCCGCGCCTTTGCCACCAACGCCGATATCCTGCTGTGCGACGAACCGTTTTCCGCGCTCGACGAATCCACTGCGGGCAAACTGCGCGCCGAATTCGTGCGATTGGTGAAGGAGAATGGCAAGACCGCCGTCTTCATTACCCATTCGATCAGCGAAGCGCTGGAGATCGGCGACCGCATCGTCGTGCTGAAGCGCCCGGCGATGATCGCCTATGACGTCAGCTTCAACACCGACACCTCGGCCGAGGAGCGCACGCTGATCCGCGGACGGATCGGCGAAGTGCTGGCGGCGTAAGTACATCTATCGATCTACGGCAATGTCGTCATTCCGGGGCGTGAGCAGCGTCAGCTGCGAGCGAACCCGGAATCTCGAGCTGTTAAAACATCTCTGGATTCCGGGCCTGCACTCCAGCCGGCTACGCCGACTGAAGTGCATCCCGGAATGACAGCTCTTTGAGTCAGTGTTTCAATCCAGCAGCCTCTTCTTGTAGGCCACCGCATTCATGTCGCGGATGTCGACACTGAGGCTTTTGGTTTGCGGCAGCAGCCGAACCATGGTCGCGCGCAGCGCCTCACTCAGTGCCACCTTCTGCTCCGGCGTGCGACCCTCGAGCAGATACACCGACACATGGCAGAAGCCGTCGCGCTTTCCCGCCACCAGATAATCCGCATAAGCCGTCGCCCGGACCTTGATGTCCGCCGCCTGCATCGCGCCGGTGGCTGCCGCGGCGTCATGCAACGCCTGCATCAATTCAGTGACATCGAAAGCGGCGTGCCCGTCGGTGGAATGTTCGATGACGATGTGTGGCATGTGAATTTCCGGTCGATACAAGAAACGTTGCGCCTACAGCAGCAGCGATTTTACGGAAGTCGCGGCGTCGCGCAGCAGCGGCAGAAAGCGATCGATCATCTCGCCGGTGGAGACGCGATCGACATGGGCGCCCATGTTGATGGCGGCGATGATTTCGCCGTCATAGCGGCGCACCGGCACCGAGATCGAGCGGAAGCCGGGCTCGGCCTCGCGGTCGACCAGCGAATAGCCCTTTTCGCGATCGGTCATGATCGTCGCCAGCAGCAGGTCCTTGTCGGTGACGGTGAACGGCGTCATCGCCACCAGGTCCATGCGATCGAGCGCCAGCGCCAGCTCGCTGTTCGACAGTTTGCCGAGCATGGCACGGCCGACCGAGGAGCAGAACGCCGGCAGCCGGTAGCCGAGATCGATGCCGGCGGAGAACACCCGCGCCGGGCTGGCGCGGGCGATGAAGATCACCTCATTGCCGTCGAGGATGGCCAGTGAGCTGATTTCCTGCGCGGCACTGGAAAGGCGATCCAGCACCGGCTGCAATACCGCGACGACCTGGTTCGACGACAGATACGACGCCGCCAGCACCAGCACCCGCGGCGTCAGTGTGAACATCTTGCCGTCGCTGGCGACGAAGCCGGCGCGCTCCAGTGTGAACAGGAT is drawn from Nitrobacteraceae bacterium AZCC 2146 and contains these coding sequences:
- a CDS encoding NitT/TauT family transport system substrate-binding protein (product_source=KO:K02051; cath_funfam=3.40.190.10; cleavage_site_network=SignalP-noTM; cog=COG0715; ko=KO:K02051; pfam=PF09084; superfamily=53850), yielding MKTLLTSLACVSALFAAAPSYAQAPEPLTIVVFGAPSLGAFLPPVIKAQKLDEKNGLAIKFDERTPDAYTAQFNSGEYQLGGSAALLTVGLADARGVKVTYLFNLFDFWGAVVTSRPDVKVLKDLEGKDLAAAKGTTNWVMFDWFARQQGADTSKFSVINTATPGLIGYAMADRASAVQLWEPAYTTLISKKADIRTIDIKIAESWQKFTGSRNIPYLGVAAHVAWAEKNPTLIPKLFAAYKEAAEWVAAHPDEASKLISPKGTPDDQKAIADLIKANDRLGMNVKWASDVRKEIKSVYEAGKSIAFLPSEPSAATIYEAPGK
- a CDS encoding NitT/TauT family transport system permease protein (product_source=KO:K02050; cath_funfam=1.10.3720.10; cog=COG0600; ko=KO:K02050; pfam=PF00528; superfamily=161098; transmembrane_helix_parts=Inside_1_26,TMhelix_27_49,Outside_50_74,TMhelix_75_97,Inside_98_108,TMhelix_109_131,Outside_132_135,TMhelix_136_158,Inside_159_178,TMhelix_179_196,Outside_197_233,TMhelix_234_256,Inside_257_271); this encodes MTDTTHRSPSPSVADVMLSAIKNVGSSVFPFVVVILLWQFASLFFPRFLFPSLIDVFWRCLDIFSSGAMFGDVMATVLRILAGLTGAFIVGGLLGLVMARSKMIDNFLSPILTLFQGIPALSWVVFAIIWFHGVEFRIFFIMVMTTLPAFTFQVIGALRGMSKDLTEMVFSFRPTRMKLFRVMIAPAILPDILTAWKVNLGNAARVVVVAELVGATGGVGYQLLQQQQLFDMAGALAWTLQLVFFVLLVQGALTLIETTAFRYRAVSERAL
- a CDS encoding NitT/TauT family transport system ATP-binding protein (product_source=KO:K02049; cath_funfam=3.40.50.300; cog=COG1116; ko=KO:K02049; pfam=PF00005; smart=SM00382; superfamily=52540), whose translation is MTVALASENLASADAAIHMGNVSKVFGKEGADGSYRAVDRLNLDVARGQMLAILGKTGCGKSTIFNMIAGLTEPTSGTVRVSGKNPFSDFDAFRGKMAIVFQSDRLLPWRTAIQNVQLGLEMLDAPPADRKDTARQWLIKLGLGGHENDFPHALSGGMRQRVSIARAFATNADILLCDEPFSALDESTAGKLRAEFVRLVKENGKTAVFITHSISEALEIGDRIVVLKRPAMIAYDVSFNTDTSAEERTLIRGRIGEVLAA
- a CDS encoding 5-carboxymethyl-2-hydroxymuconate isomerase (product_source=KO:K01826; cath_funfam=3.30.429.10; cog=COG3232; ko=KO:K01826; pfam=PF02962; superfamily=55331): MPHIVIEHSTDGHAAFDVTELMQALHDAAAATGAMQAADIKVRATAYADYLVAGKRDGFCHVSVYLLEGRTPEQKVALSEALRATMVRLLPQTKSLSVDIRDMNAVAYKKRLLD
- a CDS encoding IclR family pca regulon transcriptional regulator (product_source=KO:K02624; cath_funfam=1.10.10.10,3.30.450.40; cog=COG1414; ko=KO:K02624; pfam=PF01614,PF09339; smart=SM00346; superfamily=46785,55781; tigrfam=TIGR02431); the encoded protein is MPKLKRSDAERGNTDFIESLDRGLRVFELFGADARSMTLSDLAKAADLPRATARRILFTLERAGFVASDGKMFTLTPRVLVLAASYLSSNQVVAVLQPVLDRLSSAAQEISSLAILDGNEVIFIARASPARVFSAGIDLGYRLPAFCSSVGRAMLGKLSNSELALALDRMDLVAMTPFTVTDKDLLLATIMTDREKGYSLVDREAEPGFRSISVPVRRYDGEIIAAINMGAHVDRVSTGEMIDRFLPLLRDAATSVKSLLL